From Helicoverpa armigera isolate CAAS_96S chromosome 26, ASM3070526v1, whole genome shotgun sequence, one genomic window encodes:
- the LOC110372429 gene encoding protein lethal(2)essential for life, whose protein sequence is MLQLPTIQTPPMFGDDTLLRSIDWLGGFPWKQENVVKKEDDKYELVIQVKDYAPEEISVKTADGFVVVEGKHEEKQDNYGYIARQFMRRFQVPEGCRMEGVQSRLTADGLLIISVPRVPVVKKDTVIAVKHEGSTKSKL, encoded by the coding sequence ATGCTTCAATTGCCGACGATACAAACACCTCCCATGTTTGGGGACGACACACTGCTCCGCTCAATCGATTGGTTGGGCGGCTTCCCTTGGAAGCAAGAGAACGTCGTCAAAAAGGAGGATGATAAGTACGAATTAGTTATACAGGTGAAGGACTATGCCCCCGAGGAAATATCGGTGAAAACAGCTGACGGCTTCGTAGTCGTTGAGGGGAAACATGAGGAAAAGCAAGACAATTATGGTTATATTGCTCGGCAGTTCATGAGGAGGTTCCAAGTGCCTGAGGGGTGTCGGATGGAGGGAGTTCAGTCTAGGTTGACAGCTGATGGCTTGCTTATCATTTCCGTTCCTAGAGTACCAGTGGTCAAGAAAGATACTGTGATAGCCGTCAAACACGAAGGATCTACCAAAAGTAAATTGTGA